One window of Desulfarculus baarsii DSM 2075 genomic DNA carries:
- a CDS encoding nucleotidyltransferase domain-containing protein: MAKKAPDKPEDIFPELITDLSNALGTDLHGVCLFGSAARGAYVKGRSDINLLVVVAEEAKATASRLSGFYRKWAPAGLAAPLVMNKAYIATSLDVFPLELMTMAAAHKCIHGEDPLEGLVIDDRRLRLQLEREVKAKLMALQGRLIACGGDEKELRHSVIEAAPAMTAILQGCLKLFTGAYPLDRQEVLERAETAGLPVESFRRMAAVRAGRLSPKAKELTELLEWAVEQLGQLGQRLDQM, encoded by the coding sequence ATGGCCAAAAAAGCACCCGACAAACCGGAAGACATCTTCCCGGAACTGATCACCGACCTCTCCAACGCCCTGGGCACCGACCTGCACGGCGTCTGCCTCTTTGGCTCGGCGGCCAGGGGGGCCTACGTCAAGGGCCGCAGCGACATCAACCTGCTGGTGGTCGTGGCCGAGGAGGCCAAGGCCACGGCCTCGCGCCTGAGCGGCTTTTATCGCAAATGGGCTCCGGCCGGCCTGGCCGCGCCCCTGGTCATGAACAAGGCCTACATCGCCACCAGCCTGGACGTGTTTCCGCTGGAGCTGATGACCATGGCCGCCGCCCACAAATGCATCCACGGCGAAGACCCGCTGGAAGGCCTGGTCATCGACGATCGGCGGCTGCGCCTGCAACTGGAGCGCGAGGTCAAGGCCAAGCTGATGGCCCTGCAAGGACGGCTGATCGCCTGCGGCGGCGACGAAAAAGAGCTGCGCCACAGTGTGATCGAGGCCGCGCCGGCCATGACGGCCATCCTGCAAGGCTGCCTGAAGCTCTTCACCGGCGCTTATCCCCTCGACCGCCAGGAAGTGCTGGAGCGCGCCGAAACGGCCGGCCTGCCGGTGGAGTCGTTCCGGCGCATGGCCGCCGTGCGCGCCGGCCGGCTCTCGCCCAAGGCCAAGGAGCTGACCGAACTGCTGGAATGGGCCGTGGAGCAACTGGGCCAACTGGGCCAGCGCCTGGATCAAATGTAA
- a CDS encoding TPM domain-containing protein has translation MKFSIKTTASLVLAALFVFLLAGVAPATEQWPRPKGPVADFAGVLSPQAQRAITGLSTELWQKTGAAIVVATVPELPPDQTIESLAVELMQSWGVGQKGKDEGLLFLVAVKDRRLRIEVGYGLEGLIPDAIAARIRDQAMRPHLKQNDYDQGLLAGVAAAAGVIAKDKGVTLTGLPERPDKSSGGKAFGLIPLILMIVAFIVLGRLGRRGGGGRGGGGGALLTGMLLGSMLGGGRHGGGGFDSFGGGGFGGFGGGFSGGGGASGDF, from the coding sequence ATGAAGTTTTCGATCAAAACGACGGCGTCGCTGGTTTTGGCGGCGCTGTTTGTGTTTTTGCTGGCCGGCGTGGCCCCGGCGACCGAGCAATGGCCTCGGCCCAAGGGCCCGGTGGCCGATTTTGCCGGCGTGCTTTCGCCCCAGGCCCAGCGGGCCATCACCGGGCTTTCCACCGAGCTGTGGCAAAAAACCGGCGCGGCCATCGTGGTGGCCACCGTGCCCGAACTGCCCCCGGACCAGACCATCGAGAGCCTGGCCGTGGAGCTGATGCAAAGCTGGGGCGTGGGCCAAAAGGGCAAGGACGAGGGTCTGCTGTTTCTGGTGGCGGTCAAGGATCGCCGCCTGCGCATCGAGGTGGGCTACGGCCTGGAGGGCTTGATCCCAGACGCCATCGCCGCGCGCATCCGCGACCAGGCCATGCGGCCCCACCTCAAGCAAAACGACTACGACCAGGGCCTGCTGGCCGGCGTGGCCGCTGCGGCCGGCGTCATCGCCAAGGACAAAGGGGTCACGCTCACCGGCCTGCCCGAACGGCCGGACAAATCATCGGGCGGCAAGGCCTTTGGCCTGATCCCGCTGATTCTGATGATCGTGGCCTTCATTGTTTTGGGCCGGCTGGGCCGGCGGGGCGGCGGCGGGCGTGGCGGTGGCGGCGGCGCGCTGCTGACGGGCATGCTGCTGGGCTCGATGCTGGGCGGCGGCCGTCACGGCGGCGGCGGTTTCGACAGCTTCGGCGGCGGCGGCTTTGGCGGCTTCGGTGGCGGCTTCAGTGGCGGCGGCGGGGCCTCGGGCGATTTCTAG
- a CDS encoding DnaJ C-terminal domain-containing protein: MAKDYYKVLGLEKGASVEDIKKAYRKLAMKYHPDRNQDDKAAEERFKEVSEAYSVLSDPEKRKQYDTFGSAGFKQRYSQEDIYRGSDINDILRDMGLGGDFFSRIFGGRGGGYRAYTVNNGGMGGFGPTGAAPGMGGFDFGAAGAGPNKGADLVYELPVSLAEVFHGAEKMVSYRRSGRMERVSVKVPPGIATGQKLRLAGKGDDAPGHGGQPGDLFIKIRVLDDERFTRHGDDLEVIAPISFSTAALGGNVELTAIDGKTLKVKAPRGSQNGARLRVKGKGLPLFRGGGHGDLYVRLQVEVPGRLTSRQKELLEQLAQEGL, from the coding sequence ATGGCCAAAGACTACTACAAAGTTCTGGGCTTGGAAAAAGGCGCCTCGGTCGAGGACATCAAAAAGGCCTACCGCAAGCTGGCCATGAAGTATCACCCCGACCGCAACCAGGACGACAAGGCGGCGGAGGAGCGCTTCAAGGAAGTCAGCGAGGCCTATTCCGTCTTGTCCGACCCCGAAAAGCGCAAGCAATACGACACCTTCGGCAGCGCCGGCTTCAAGCAGCGCTATAGCCAGGAAGACATCTACCGCGGATCGGACATCAACGACATCCTGCGCGACATGGGCCTGGGCGGTGATTTCTTTTCGCGCATCTTCGGCGGGCGAGGCGGCGGCTACCGCGCCTACACCGTCAACAACGGCGGCATGGGCGGTTTTGGCCCCACCGGGGCCGCGCCGGGCATGGGCGGGTTCGATTTCGGCGCGGCCGGGGCCGGGCCCAACAAGGGCGCGGACTTGGTCTACGAACTGCCCGTCAGCCTGGCCGAGGTCTTTCACGGCGCGGAAAAGATGGTTTCCTACCGCCGTAGCGGCCGCATGGAGCGGGTCAGCGTCAAGGTGCCGCCGGGCATCGCCACGGGCCAGAAGCTGCGTTTGGCCGGCAAGGGCGACGACGCCCCGGGCCACGGCGGCCAGCCCGGCGACCTGTTCATCAAAATCCGCGTGCTCGACGACGAGCGCTTCACGCGTCACGGCGACGACCTGGAGGTGATCGCGCCGATCAGCTTTTCCACCGCCGCCCTGGGCGGCAACGTGGAGCTGACGGCCATCGACGGCAAGACCCTCAAGGTCAAGGCGCCCAGGGGCTCGCAAAACGGCGCGCGCCTGCGCGTCAAGGGCAAGGGCTTGCCCCTGTTCCGGGGCGGCGGCCACGGCGATCTTTACGTGCGGTTGCAGGTCGAGGTGCCCGGGCGGCTGACCTCGCGCCAGAAAGAACTGCTGGAGCAACTGGCCCAGGAAGGCCTCTAG